ATCCTGCCATATCTCAGTGAAAAGAATGACATCTACTTTCTTTATCACTCCTTCCTCGAAGCAGAAGAATACTTCCTTCTGAGCTTCTGTGGTTCTTACGATATTCTTTGCACTAGGATGCACTACCGTATTCATCTCTTGCGGATGCTCGAATCGTTGCTCCTCGCAGTTGGTTGTAGGGATAAAGTCTGTTGCAGGTTGGTAGAATACACAGCCTAATACAGTTGTATCGTCCTTTATCTTTTGGCAGGTTAGCACTTCAAAGTACTTTCTAAGTGTTTGTTTTGTGTCCATGTTCTTGTAGATCACTGCAAAGATGGTCTGTTCGATTATTACCTCTCTTCCACCCTGCAGCAACTTGCACTTTGTAGCGATCTGCTTTTCAGCATGGACGGTCTTCGCTACTGTAGCAGCTCCCTTGTTCCCAACAACTGTATTCATCGATATACCGTCTTCTGGTATAACAATGTTGTCAGGTACATATAGATCGTCGAAGTTGTCGAAAATACATCCAAATGGCTGCAGTCCCTGTGCAGTAACCTGTGCTTGCGCTGTAGGCATCGGTGTAGCGATCATGAATGACGTGACCAATACTAAACCTAGAGCTATTGCTGAGTACTTCACTTGCTTACGTCTGGCCGCTTGGTCTGTTTCCATTAGAAGATCAATTTACCTGCATTGATATATAGCTGTATGCAGTTTTGCGAACAATATTCTATTTATTTGGTTATGGTATGTTTTGATAGGAAAAAGGAAAAACTTTGTCTGTAATTCCAGTTATATGGATATTCATCTTTTTCAACGTAAAATTCTGGAAAACTTGTGTCAACTATATTAGGTATCAGAAATGCTATACCCAGAATCTATAGTGATGTAATTTTAAGATCCCGAAGCTCCTCAGAATTTGTGCATGCAGTATTAGTTCTTGCAAGACCAGAAATTCATTAGAAGAGTATAGTTCTGCAGTATATGGGGATGGCAGCGTTTAGCTATTCTATGAACATAAGTGTAGAAGTTATGCTATGCGATGCAGGATGAGAAAGTTTGAGTACACGCGCATGAAGGTATCAGGGGGGAGGGGTTCGTATATAAAGAAATGAAATGCATATGCATGAAAGCAACTAGAGGGATAGGTAGAATATATAGAACATGCCTCAATTGTATTCCTCATATCACAAAATATTCCACCAGGCTACAATTCTTCAGTAGCGTCATCACGAATTTAGGAAAACCGGTATATGTAGGTCTACGCAAAGCAAAACTGCGTAGAAAAAGTATCTGCCATGATTACGAATCTTTAGCACATGAATTCATGAAACATGTCAATCAGCATTATATTGCGAAGATATAGCACTGCAGACCATAATTAAACTTAATACCCGCTATTTTCCCCTAGTAATTAATGGCGCTAAGCGAATATGAACTTAGGCAATTGCTTTATTTTCACTACAATGACCTGAAGGAGTTTACTGTAGAAGATATACTCAGAAAAGCAAAGATGAGTATGAACAGAAATATTACAAGAGACGAGGTTGAAAAATTGCTGAATCTGTTGGAAAAGAACAATGTGATCAGTAAAGATAGCGAAGAAATGCGCTTGTCAAGTAAGTTGGTTCGCAACAAGTGTACTAATTGCACCTTCGTGTTTTATGTATATTGCAGCAGATGTCCAAACTGTGGGGGCAATTTGCAGCCACTAGAGTAATTGCAAGGTTAAAATGCACAGTAATCATTGCTACTGTGGGCCCGTGGCCTAGTCATCGTAAGAATAGAAAGGATATGGCGGGAGCTTGCGGAGCTCCAGGCCGAGGGATCGAAGCCCTCCGGGCCCGCTCACTCCAGCGATCGAAACCCGAGCCAAAACCAAAAACTTTTCTTGCGAAGATTGAAGTCCAGCAAAGAGTGTGGGGAATGTCAAACCTCCAAAATCTTTATCTTTCTGTCTGCATGCTTTTGAATGCGTGTACAATAGCAGTATGTCCATGGGATCTCTGATCACGAAGCTTGCTAAGTTAGGACCTGAAACCGATAAATCCACTCTGGACGAAATTCTTGCTAGAAGGGAGGAAGCGATTCCATATCTTGCAAAGGTAGCCACAGAGGAAGAGTACTGGGAGATGGAGCATGGAAAGGATTACTCGATCTGGGCTCCAATATCTGCCATACATCTGCTATCGGTGATTGGGGGGAAGGCTGCAGAGGGCGCTATCGAGCAGGCGATAAGGAAATACTATGAGGATACCGAGGACTGGCTCACGGAGGATATGCCCTCTGTCCTTGCATCCCTGGGCCCCAACGCGTTTGATATGCTTGCAGGTATGGTTAAGGAGCGGGAGCTTGATGAATGGGTTAGGGATGGAGCTGCTCGGGCGCTGCTAATGGTCTCGAGAAAGCATCCAGAAGTAAGGGAGAGGGCTGTTCAGCTCCTGAGGGATGCAATAGCATCGGAACAAGATATGAATGCTAGAACATTGCTTCTTGATGTCCTGATAGAGTTCAAGGACAAGGAAAGCCTGCCATTTGTGAAGTCTTTCTTTGATAGAAACATGGTAGATACATTTGATCTTCCATACAGCGAGGTGCTTAACGTGTATGCTGGTGAATATGATCATCTCGAACATGATATCGCCAAGGATCCTATGGGCATATTCGAGGAGAAGGGAAACTTCTATAGGGAAACAAACTGCACGATAGATGAGCAGATAAGACGTAGCAGGGAAGATGATCTGAGGTATGATGATTATCTCGATGCTATTAGTGCCCCCTTGGCGGAGGATGATAATTATGAGCAAGCAGAGATCAAGAAGCGTAATAAGATCGGAAGGAACGAACCCTGTCCGTGTGGCAGTGGGAAGAAGTACAAGAGGTGCTGCATGAAGAATGTACGAATATCAGTTTGATCAGAAAATAGTTTGATGCAACAATTAATAGACATTTTGCGTAATTAGATCAGATGTCATTTTATGTCCGTATTCAGCAATTAGATAACGAAATACATTACATTTATGGGGATTAATAATGCGACAGTCGTCTAGAAAATGCTGATTTTGAGAGGTTTTTTCTACAAACCTAATTACGCAAAAGGTCTAATATACTAATCCTGCATCAAGCTCTACTGTAGTAGGAACGGAAGTGGCAAATACAAACTTTGGAGGCAACAGGTGGAGTGACACACTATTGTTTGCACCTTCCGTAAGCTCCCAGCTCGGTCTCATATACAGCGGTACAATAGGACAGTCTTACAATATCCAAGGCAAGGGATACACTCAAGTAGTAGGCGATCCTGTCTGTAAAATGGGGTATAGGACACACGAGACATGCGGTAAAATAACTCGTACAAATGTTGACAAGGTCCATCCAGATAGTTATTACGGTACTATATGGAGCCAAAATGAGACAGACATGACTGTAAACAAGGGCGATAGTGGTGCACCTGTCCATAAAAAACTTGGATTTCCATATGTGCAGCTGTATGGAATCCTTTGGCTTAAGATGGCAGCTGGGGATACTCCTGGTCCTGGCGTTTATAGTCCTATCGTGAATGTAGAGAGAGACCAAGGAACGTTAGTAACCTAGTGGTAAGGCAATTACCACAACCCTTAATTTTTATAAGGTAGAACGGTTCTCATGAAATTGAAGTTTTATGCGATTGTTTCAATTATTTTACTGATGTTTGGTGTATCATCTATGCAAGATGCTTATGGATCACATTTCAAGGTTATCAATGGAAAGCTTACCGCTCCTTGCTATAACATGCAATTTGGTGGTGAGGAAGTAGGTTCATTCAAGATGAAAATAAGCAAGAAGGGATTAGAAGATTGGATAGAATCCCTCAAGATCGTGATGAAGACTCCTAGCAATGGAGAGTACGTTGTTGGTTTTATGGGTCTTGGCTCCAGACCTAGCAAGTTACCTGAGGCATTAGTAAAAGTGGATGAATATAGGAATGACGGACAAGTAATGATAGTTCATGATAAGCCGATGCCTAAGCTTGACAATGTGTTATTTGTAGCTGCACGTGATCCTAGAGATCTTGGTTCTCAATGGTCTACCATAAATATTACGGGGTCGACATACTTGGCACCTTCAATAAAGTTATTCCAAGTTCCCACTAAGTTCCAGTACAAGAATGCAACGATAGTACATCTGCTAGAAGTAGGTAAGCCAGAATACAAGATCGGTGAAAGGATAGAGCTCAAGTCTAAGCTCATTAACATTGGCAATGAGACTCTGACCATAACACATGGAGCTCCACTATTCATAGTTAATGTCTATAATTCAAAAGGGGTCCCCGCATGGTTACATTCTGGTAGTACTCTTCCAATAGCCATTCCTGTAAAACTCGAACCAGGGGTTCCCTATTATGGATCAAAAGAGGAAATTCAGGAAAGGTACTATGATATCAGACTTTGTGCACTTGGCAAGTATAAGATTATATCATATGCGCATTTTGATGTAGAAGAGAAAGAAGTGTCAAAGCTAAAAACTGGTAAAGTTTTTTCTGAGCCCGTAACAATAAGGGTAGTACCATAAGCTTGGAATAGACAAAACTGCTCTGTATTATGTTAAGGAGTACAAAAACAAGAAAGAATTTCTAGCAGACAAGAACAAGCACCTTGCCCCTGAAAGACATGCTGATCATAAGTATGGATTTGAGATTAAAGATGCGGTAAGATTTGATATGCCAGCTTCGAAAGAACATTTACGAGCTGGTATCATGTTTTGAGGCCTTCTTCAGATTCCTTCTCGCAATAGCAACGCTTACGTTTTTCGCTTGTATGGGCTTTGGCACTTTATTATGCTTTGATAGATAGAGGGCTTTGAATAATTGTTTATGATGCCTTTGGCGCATAGTTGTGCTAGGGAAGATCATTGAGGCATCAATGGTGAGCGGCTATTATGGAAGTACTGATGCTCTAGTAACACCCATCGGCTCAAAGTAGAGAATAAATTATGTCAATGCTGAACATAACATAAGATTACCCTTGGAAGCATTTTATGCATCTCATCAGATCTGGTCTCCCTATCTCTACAGCCGTCTTCGCTACTGACAGCATAACAATGCATATGCATGCTGAATGCAATGTAGCACGCTCTATTCCCTTCTGCTTCAATGAGTCAAGGTTCAACGAGCCCTTACCTACTGAAAATCCCTGCTCAGAGAATGTCTTTGCATCATATTCCTTATCGAATTGCTCAGAGTCAGGGTCTATCCAATAATTCTTGATGAAGTTCTTTGCATAGAACCTAATGCATAGCATCTTCCTCCTTGCCTTCTTCTCCTCCTCATTCTTACCCTTGCAGTTTCTCGCATTCAAAGGTATGGATGGCATGGTTTTCAGCTTCCTGATTATCATCAGCCTTGTTTTGTTGCTATCATAAGCACCATCCGCAATGAACCTCTTTACACTCAGTCCAAGTTTGATGAGCATCTTAACAAAGAATGGAACAGTTCTGTTCTCCCCATAACCTGCCTTTGTCACTGTCAGCATTACTGGTAAGCCTGATGCAGAATCCATCATAACATGCACCTTGTACCCATAGACATACTGCTCTCTATGGTGATCCCATGCCCATGATGCGTCTTTATCCCTGCTCTTATGGCGCCTGCACTTCCTGTTGTTATGGTTTGGGCTATTTGCATACTTGCAGTCCTTGAACCATGCCCATATTGTAGAGCAGTCTAAACTTACCTTATCACCTTTAATTATGTGTAGAGTGCAAGAATTTATGTCCTAAAAGCGTGCAACAGTTTATGTCCGCTTTCACCAGGCACGCTCCGGTGAGAAAATATGGTGAAAGCAACTATGGACATAAGAACGAAAGCAGTTCTGCTCTACACGGAGGGCTTGAAGCAGGCTAGCGAGATATGTAGTGTGTATGGAATATCTGATAGAACTCTCAGGCGATGGACCAGGCTGTACGAATCTGAAGGACTGCGAGGATTACAGCCAAAGAAGACAGGGCCAAAACATGCAACCAACCATTCTATCCCATATTCAGTGGAAGAAAGGATACTGAAACTCAAGCAGAAGCATCCATCGTGGGGCGCAAGGCGGATAAAGTACCAATATGATTTACCCTGCCCCTGGAAGACTGTCCACAACGTTATCAAGAGACACAGGATGCTTGTAAGGGTCAAGCCGAAGCCCCAACCCTCCAAGCGGTTCCAGCGGAAGCATGTTGATTCTATGTGGCAGTGAGACACCTTCCAGTTCCGTATTTCAGGCGTGGGAAAGGTGTATGTTACAGGATTCACAGATGACCGCTCGCGTTATCGGGTTGTATCATGTGTCTACCTGCGCAAGGGGAAGGAGGAAGCGATTGATGCTCTGCATAATGCGCTGAAGAAGGGAAGGGTTCCGAGGGAGATCTATCTAGATAATGCAAAGCAGTTCATAGCAGAGGAGTTCAGGGAAGAGCTTTCAAAGAATCACATCAAACCGATCTATGGCAAGCCATACCATCCAAGAGGAAGAGAGAAGATAGAAGGGTATCACAAGGCCCTCTACAGGTAGGGCAAATCTGGCAAAGTTTAAAGCCTTTTGGGGCAAGAATAGTGCCGTGATCAAACCTGCGCTGAAGAAATTACTCATAGATGCATCTGTTAACAAGAGATCGGCATGGGCTATAGTGAGGGATGGCGTTGTAGCCGAATTTTCCATAGCTGGTGATGACAAACCAGTACGCACGTTAGATAACAATACACTAACTGTAGAGTCTTCCAAGGCACGCCTTCAGATAATTTTCAGTGAAGATATTAAACCAATAGTTGCAGAAACTGCAGCTTACAGATGTTCTCCTTGGGTACAATGTGTCTATCTATGTATTCCCGAACAAGTAGCACGAATGTCTGGGCGTAAAGTGTTAACGCATTTGGGTTCGTGGGAGAATGGATATGGAGAGCTCTGGGATCTGGGAGTAGGAAACGACAGTCTTGATGCGTGTGTTATTGTGCGCGATACTGAGACGCATCAAAAGCTGAAGGAAAAGGAAGGGCGTTATATCATCGACGATTCAGAATTTCTAAAAGAAATAATCAGGTTGTCGCCTCCACGATTGTTCAGGACAAAGTTCGCTCATATTATGGTAAAGCAGAGAATACCAAGCAATGGTGAGAATGTAGATGGTCCTCATACACATCTTCTCCCTTCGATAATTCGTGATGGTATACATTTTCCTGTACCGATACCAGAGAATATGCGTTCTTTGATTCAGGTAGACCCCTTTGGTTCTGTCATTGATGGAAATGGAGATTATTACGAGTGGAAAGGTTTTGAAAGAGACGATTTCCAGTCCCTTTTGCATGAGTATGCAGAGAACGGCTATATGCGCACGAAGCAAAATTTGAGAGAGAAAATAATTTACTTGTTGGAAAAGAATGATATCCAATCAACAGTTCAAGAATATTCTAACAATAACAAACAAGATATTATGCGAATAATAATAGCTCAGCTAGTCTGTGATAAGCAGCTGAATATAGAAGTAAGGAAGGAGGCGTTATTCATGCTTGATCATCTAAAAGCTATCAATTTGTATGGATTAAAGCAATGGGCCCAAAAAATATCGCCAGAACTTCTGAAATAGTGGAATCAGGATTAATTCAGTAATACGTCCCAGTTCATAAAACTATCAAATATGCTTCTCATGATTCATTACAGTTGAAAGTGCTGCGTTCTTTGCAGCAAGTTCTGCCGTCCTTTCATCTCCAGCACTGCCTATTATTATGACATCATCCTCTTCTGGCTT
This genomic window from Nitrososphaerales archaeon contains:
- a CDS encoding helix-turn-helix domain-containing protein; protein product: MVKATMDIRTKAVLLYTEGLKQASEICSVYGISDRTLRRWTRLYESEGLRGLQPKKTGPKHATNHSIPYSVEERILKLKQKHPSWGARRIKYQYDLPCPWKTVHNVIKRHRMLVRVKPKPQPSKRFQRKHVDSMWQ
- a CDS encoding transposase: MNSCTLHIIKGDKVSLDCSTIWAWFKDCKYANSPNHNNRKCRRHKSRDKDASWAWDHHREQYVYGYKVHVMMDSASGLPVMLTVTKAGYGENRTVPFFVKMLIKLGLSVKRFIADGAYDSNKTRLMIIRKLKTMPSIPLNARNCKGKNEEEKKARRKMLCIRFYAKNFIKNYWIDPDSEQFDKEYDAKTFSEQGFSVGKGSLNLDSLKQKGIERATLHSACICIVMLSVAKTAVEIGRPDLMRCIKCFQG
- a CDS encoding DUF1186 domain-containing protein is translated as MGSLITKLAKLGPETDKSTLDEILARREEAIPYLAKVATEEEYWEMEHGKDYSIWAPISAIHLLSVIGGKAAEGAIEQAIRKYYEDTEDWLTEDMPSVLASLGPNAFDMLAGMVKERELDEWVRDGAARALLMVSRKHPEVRERAVQLLRDAIASEQDMNARTLLLDVLIEFKDKESLPFVKSFFDRNMVDTFDLPYSEVLNVYAGEYDHLEHDIAKDPMGIFEEKGNFYRETNCTIDEQIRRSREDDLRYDDYLDAISAPLAEDDNYEQAEIKKRNKIGRNEPCPCGSGKKYKRCCMKNVRISV